The genomic stretch CACTGAAAAAAAAGAAATAAGAAGCCTTGTAAGCTCGCCCGTAACTTTGGATGAACTTCAAGTCTCCGCTGCGAAAGAAAACGCTTATTTTGTGCCTAATCCGACGGAGAGCAGTGCTTCCATGGGAGGGATAATAGCCACGGACGCTTCCGGTTCGAGAAGTTTTAAATACGGCTCAGCAAAAAAATTCGTAACGGGGCTGAAAGGTTATTTTTTCGACGGTACTTTTTTCGACATAAAAAGAGGGCAACACGTTTTAAGCGACGATTTCGAAATGAACGTTCCGGGAAGAGGAATTATTAAACTCGAAGGCAGTTTTCCGAGGAAAATGAGGAAGAACAACGTCGGCTACAATCTTTGGAGCAACGTTGATTTAATAGACGTTCTCTGCGGCAACGAAGGGACGCTCGCAGTAGTCACGGAAGCTGAAATTATTATGAGAAAAATACCCGATTTCGTATTTTCCGGCATGTTTTTTTTCGACGAAACACGAAAACTTCTCGATTTCATAAAAATTTTCGAAGCAAAAATGCCTGAGGTTTTGAGAAGCGTCGAATATCTGGATTCTTACTCAATTGAATTCTTGCGTAAATTTTACGCCGACAGAAAAGAACTGACGGCTTATCTACCCGTGTATAACTGCGATGTGCTGTTTGCGGACTTTGAGGCTTCAGATGAAGACACCGACCTGTTTTACGAAAAGCTTGAAGAGACGGCGTCAGAGACAGGTATTGACATGGACAAAGTGTTCGGCGGAGACACCAAAAAAGAGGCGGAGACAGTAAACAACATAAGGCATTCGCTTCCTGAAGCTGTAAATCACAGAATAAAAGAAATTAAAAGGGAACATCCCGAAATCCACAAGGTGGGATCAGACATGTCTGTACCACCCGACAAAACAGAACGTCTTTTGAGTCTTTTCAAAGAGTCACTCGGCGGATCAGGCCTTCAATACCTCATTTTCGGCCACGTAGGCGACGGGCATCCTCATGTAAACGTGATACCCAAAAATCCGGATGAACTTAAAAAAGCGAAAGCGATTTACTCTGAAATTGCTAAAGAAGTAGTGTCTATGGGAGGTTCACTCAGCGCGGAACACGGTCTCGGCAGACTTAAAAAAGACTACATGAAAATAATGTATGACGACAAAATTCTAAAAGACATGAAGCGGGTGAAAAAAGCTTTCGATCCTGAAAATCTTCTCGGCAGGGGAGTCCTTTTCGACGAGGTATAAAGCGAGAAGGAGATAAGCCGGATTCTGTTTATGCGGCCATCGATCTGGGACAGACGTTGCCGTCTGCCTCGAGCTGCCTACCCGAGAGTCTGGCGAAACGAGCAGTTTCTTCTCTCCTACTCGGCATTGCACCGGATGAGGTTTACTCAGCATCCCCGGTTGCCCGGAAATCTGGTGCGCTCTTACCGCACCTTTTCACCCTTGCCTGAGCCTTGCGGCCATCGGCGGTTTTTTTCTGTCGCACTTTCTGTAAGCTCGCGCTTCCTGGGCGTTACCCAGCATCCCGCTCTGCGGTGTCCGGACTTTCCTCCGGTTATTTCTCATAACCGGCGGCCGCTTCTCCTTCTCGCTGTCTCAATTATACTTTTTCCGGATAAAAAATGTATAATCTTTCTTGACAGAACGGAATATAAAATATAATTTAGTTTTCTATTACGCGCCTGTAGCTCAGTTGGATAGAGCATCGGATTTCTAATCCGAGGGCCGCGGGTTCAAATCCCTCCAGGCGCGAATACTATGGTGGGTGTAGCTCAACTGGTTAGAGCACTGGATTGTGGTTCCAGGGGTTGGGGGTTCAAGTCCCCTCA from candidate division WOR-3 bacterium encodes the following:
- a CDS encoding FAD-binding oxidoreductase, translated to MIIIAGSELSKSDPDLLFDESNMPGSWCDIVYMPETSEEVGEALKASSGKGVPVTVSSARTGLVGGALPFGGALLTFAKMKKSIEFFTEKKEIRSLVSSPVTLDELQVSAAKENAYFVPNPTESSASMGGIIATDASGSRSFKYGSAKKFVTGLKGYFFDGTFFDIKRGQHVLSDDFEMNVPGRGIIKLEGSFPRKMRKNNVGYNLWSNVDLIDVLCGNEGTLAVVTEAEIIMRKIPDFVFSGMFFFDETRKLLDFIKIFEAKMPEVLRSVEYLDSYSIEFLRKFYADRKELTAYLPVYNCDVLFADFEASDEDTDLFYEKLEETASETGIDMDKVFGGDTKKEAETVNNIRHSLPEAVNHRIKEIKREHPEIHKVGSDMSVPPDKTERLLSLFKESLGGSGLQYLIFGHVGDGHPHVNVIPKNPDELKKAKAIYSEIAKEVVSMGGSLSAEHGLGRLKKDYMKIMYDDKILKDMKRVKKAFDPENLLGRGVLFDEV